The following are encoded in a window of Gramella sp. MT6 genomic DNA:
- a CDS encoding NAD(P)/FAD-dependent oxidoreductase, giving the protein MIKTDILIIGAGPTGLFTVFEAGLLKLKTHLIDALPQPGGQCSEIYPKKPIYDIPAFPEILAGDLVKNLMEQIKPFEPGFTLGERAETLEKLDDGTFIVTTNKGTQHHAPVVAIAGGLGSFEPRKPPIANISDFEDKGVSYFIKDPEVYRDRKVVIAGGGDSALDWAIYLSDVASEVALVHRREEFRGALDSVERVSELAKLGKIEMITNAEVVGLRGEDELEQVVIRHKDKARGEEFREVDDFIPLFGLSPKLGPIGNWGLEIEKNAIKVDNSYDYQTNIPGVYAIGDVNTYKGKLKLILSGFHEAAIMCQSAYQRIYPDKKYVLKYTTVGGVEGFDGSKKEAKREVVQSISV; this is encoded by the coding sequence ATGATTAAAACAGATATCCTGATAATCGGGGCCGGACCAACCGGATTGTTTACCGTTTTTGAAGCGGGATTATTAAAGCTGAAAACGCATTTGATAGATGCGCTTCCACAACCTGGTGGGCAATGTTCAGAAATTTACCCAAAAAAGCCCATTTATGATATTCCGGCTTTTCCGGAGATCCTGGCGGGAGATCTGGTGAAAAACCTCATGGAACAGATCAAGCCCTTCGAACCCGGATTCACTCTTGGTGAGCGTGCCGAAACTCTGGAAAAACTTGATGATGGAACTTTTATCGTGACCACGAATAAAGGAACTCAGCATCATGCACCAGTAGTAGCAATTGCCGGCGGACTTGGTTCTTTTGAACCTAGAAAACCACCTATTGCCAATATTTCAGACTTTGAGGATAAAGGAGTTTCATATTTTATTAAAGATCCTGAAGTCTATCGCGATCGAAAAGTAGTTATTGCCGGCGGTGGGGATTCCGCTTTAGATTGGGCAATTTATTTATCGGATGTTGCTTCAGAAGTTGCCCTGGTGCATAGAAGGGAAGAATTCCGGGGAGCACTGGATTCCGTAGAAAGGGTTTCAGAACTGGCGAAACTTGGAAAAATTGAAATGATCACTAATGCTGAGGTCGTAGGATTGAGAGGAGAAGATGAGCTTGAGCAGGTGGTAATTCGCCATAAAGACAAGGCTCGTGGAGAAGAGTTCAGGGAGGTAGATGATTTTATTCCGCTCTTTGGATTATCACCAAAACTAGGGCCTATTGGTAACTGGGGACTTGAGATTGAAAAGAATGCCATTAAAGTTGATAATTCTTATGATTATCAAACTAATATTCCCGGCGTTTACGCGATTGGTGATGTAAATACATATAAAGGAAAACTGAAGCTGATCCTTTCCGGTTTTCATGAGGCGGCGATCATGTGTCAGAGTGCTTATCAACGAATTTATCCGGATAAAAAATATGTTTTAAAGTATACCACTGTTGGCGGTGTGGAAGGATTTGACGGATCCAAGAAGGAGGCCAAAAGAGAAGTCGTTCAGAGCATCAGTGTTTAA
- a CDS encoding bifunctional precorrin-2 dehydrogenase/sirohydrochlorin ferrochelatase encodes MEERNELYPVFLKVNKLNILVVGGGNVGHEKLHFLFKSSPNAQVEIVAKWFLPETEELAKKHGAKLIKGRYKRKYLRKKHFVIAATNDARLNKRVHRHAKKRFLLANIADTPELCDFYMGGIVNKGHVKIAISTNGKSPTTAKRLRQFFEEVIPENVNQMVENLNEYRKSIKGDFEAKVEQMNTITESLIVKKESDD; translated from the coding sequence ATGGAAGAAAGAAACGAACTATACCCGGTTTTCCTAAAAGTCAATAAACTGAACATTCTGGTGGTTGGGGGCGGAAATGTGGGTCATGAAAAACTTCATTTTCTGTTCAAATCGAGCCCGAATGCACAGGTTGAGATCGTAGCAAAATGGTTTTTACCGGAAACGGAAGAACTGGCAAAGAAACACGGCGCGAAATTGATCAAAGGCAGGTATAAAAGAAAATATCTGAGAAAAAAACATTTCGTGATTGCCGCGACCAACGATGCGAGACTTAATAAACGGGTTCACCGCCACGCGAAAAAGAGATTTTTACTGGCAAATATCGCCGACACCCCCGAACTCTGTGATTTTTATATGGGCGGAATTGTGAATAAAGGCCATGTGAAAATCGCGATTTCAACCAACGGGAAGTCGCCAACCACGGCAAAGCGGTTACGGCAGTTCTTTGAGGAGGTGATCCCTGAGAATGTGAACCAGATGGTCGAAAATTTAAATGAATATAGAAAGTCCATTAAAGGTGATTTTGAAGCCAAAGTGGAACAGATGAATACAATAACAGAATCCTTAATCGTAAAAAAAGAGAGTGATGATTAA
- the cobA gene encoding uroporphyrinogen-III C-methyltransferase → MYNSPKLTVVGAGPGDPELITLKALNTLKSASVILYDALINRDLLEYAPQAEHIFVGKRKDKHRFSQDEINELIVKYALERGHVVRLKGGDPFIFGRGSEEINYARKNGLETAVVSGITSSIAVPANAGIPLTQRGTSESFWVITGTTSQKNLSNDVRLAAQSTATVVILMGMGKLKEIVEVFKGFGKQDVPVGIIQNGTTVNERSGFGTIESIEKVVSEKQLGAPAIIVIGEVVNEANALQKVFQDVKSISKQSNFINAGAA, encoded by the coding sequence ATGTATAATTCACCAAAATTAACCGTAGTTGGAGCAGGACCTGGGGATCCGGAATTGATCACCTTAAAAGCTTTGAATACTTTGAAGTCGGCCAGCGTAATTCTTTACGATGCCTTGATTAATCGGGATCTACTGGAATATGCGCCACAAGCGGAACATATTTTCGTCGGAAAACGAAAAGACAAACATCGTTTTTCGCAGGATGAGATCAATGAACTTATTGTAAAATATGCTTTGGAAAGAGGCCACGTAGTAAGACTCAAGGGTGGTGATCCATTTATTTTCGGAAGAGGATCTGAAGAGATCAACTATGCGAGGAAGAACGGATTGGAAACAGCAGTCGTTTCAGGAATTACTTCTTCAATTGCGGTACCGGCAAATGCTGGAATTCCACTCACGCAAAGAGGAACTTCGGAGAGTTTCTGGGTGATCACGGGAACTACTTCTCAGAAAAATTTATCGAATGACGTTCGTCTGGCGGCTCAATCTACTGCAACGGTTGTGATATTAATGGGAATGGGAAAACTCAAGGAAATTGTTGAGGTTTTTAAAGGTTTCGGAAAACAGGATGTTCCGGTGGGAATTATTCAGAATGGAACCACAGTGAATGAAAGATCAGGTTTTGGAACTATCGAATCCATTGAAAAGGTCGTTTCAGAAAAACAACTGGGAGCTCCAGCAATTATAGTAATTGGTGAGGTGGTGAATGAAGCGAATGCTTTACAGAAAGTTTTTCAGGATGTGAAAAGCATTTCAAAGCAATCGAATTTTATAAATGCAGGAGCGGCTTAA
- a CDS encoding HEPN domain-containing protein: MQSFRTEIENPIVEQDILDLEKKIRLFREGKADEEKFRSLRLARGVYGQRQAGVQMVRIKLPFGKVTSEQLHRIADVSDEYSKGRLHITTRQDIQIHYVSLDRTPELWAQLEKDDVTLREACGNTVRNITASPTAGIDPNEPFDVSPYAHAAFQFFLRNPICQEMGRKFKMSFSSSDEDTALSYIHDLGFIAKLKDGKRGFKVMLGGGLGSQPRHADELYDFLPAEEIIPLIEGVLRVFDRHGERAKRLKARMKFLIKDIGKEAFMELVEEQKTALSQKQPKFEIEKFEAAPPLQDVEVPSVEIEDQKDFETWKQTNVFKQKQEGLYAIGIRVPLGDFYTGGARKLADLVKKYAGNELRLTLRQDILIRHVREEFLPFFYSELKKLGYAETGYNKTVDITACPGTDTCNLGIASSTGIADVLEDVLKEEYPQFINGKDITIKISGCMNACGQHNMAEIGFQGMSIKVGKTVAPALQVLLGGGTIGNGQGRFADKVVKVPSKRGPETLRVLLNDFETNSEADEKFAEYYDRKEKTYFYDLLKDLADTSNLSENDFVDWGHESPYIKAVGVGECAGVVIDLIATLLFESEEKIDNAKSALERKDWSDSIYHSYTSIVNSAKALLLAEDVKTNTQAGIIAQFDELFVETGKIELSTTFKEFTYQLNENEPTEAFANKYLEDAHLFLKRVDAFRTKEVQNV, encoded by the coding sequence ATGCAAAGTTTTAGAACCGAAATTGAAAATCCCATTGTCGAACAGGACATTCTGGATTTAGAAAAGAAGATAAGGTTGTTCCGGGAAGGAAAGGCTGATGAAGAGAAATTCCGAAGCCTGCGTCTTGCACGTGGAGTATACGGACAAAGACAGGCTGGTGTTCAAATGGTTCGTATAAAACTGCCGTTTGGAAAGGTTACTTCAGAACAGTTACATCGAATTGCCGATGTTTCTGATGAATATTCCAAAGGGCGATTGCATATCACTACGAGACAGGATATACAGATCCATTACGTCAGTCTGGACCGGACTCCTGAACTCTGGGCACAGCTCGAAAAAGATGATGTTACCCTTAGGGAGGCCTGTGGAAATACAGTAAGAAATATTACTGCTTCTCCAACCGCGGGGATAGATCCAAATGAACCGTTTGATGTTTCGCCTTATGCTCATGCTGCATTTCAATTCTTTCTTCGTAACCCGATCTGCCAGGAAATGGGAAGGAAATTCAAAATGTCCTTTTCCTCTTCAGATGAGGATACGGCCTTAAGTTATATCCATGATCTCGGGTTTATTGCGAAACTGAAGGATGGAAAACGCGGTTTTAAAGTAATGCTAGGTGGCGGACTCGGTTCTCAGCCAAGACATGCAGACGAGCTTTATGATTTTCTTCCAGCCGAAGAGATCATTCCGCTAATTGAAGGTGTGCTTCGCGTCTTTGATCGTCATGGCGAACGTGCAAAACGATTAAAAGCAAGAATGAAATTCCTGATCAAGGATATTGGAAAGGAAGCCTTTATGGAATTGGTGGAAGAGCAGAAAACAGCCTTGTCTCAAAAACAACCAAAATTCGAAATTGAAAAATTTGAAGCTGCTCCGCCATTACAGGACGTTGAAGTTCCTTCTGTAGAAATCGAAGATCAGAAGGATTTCGAAACCTGGAAGCAAACCAATGTCTTTAAACAGAAGCAGGAAGGATTATATGCTATTGGAATCCGTGTTCCCTTAGGTGATTTTTATACCGGTGGCGCCAGGAAGCTGGCAGATCTGGTGAAAAAATATGCCGGTAATGAGCTGAGGTTAACCCTAAGACAGGATATTTTGATTCGTCATGTGCGTGAAGAATTTCTGCCATTCTTTTATTCGGAATTGAAAAAACTGGGCTATGCTGAAACCGGTTATAACAAAACGGTCGATATCACCGCCTGCCCGGGTACCGATACCTGTAATCTTGGAATTGCGAGCAGTACCGGAATTGCAGATGTGCTGGAAGATGTCTTAAAAGAAGAATATCCTCAATTCATCAACGGTAAGGATATTACCATTAAAATAAGCGGATGTATGAACGCCTGCGGCCAGCATAATATGGCAGAGATTGGCTTCCAGGGAATGTCTATCAAGGTTGGAAAAACTGTAGCTCCGGCGCTTCAGGTATTGCTTGGTGGCGGAACAATTGGAAACGGACAGGGGAGATTCGCAGATAAAGTGGTGAAAGTCCCGAGTAAGAGAGGACCGGAAACGCTAAGGGTTTTACTTAACGATTTTGAAACGAATTCAGAAGCTGACGAAAAATTCGCGGAATATTACGACCGCAAGGAGAAAACCTATTTCTATGATCTGCTGAAAGATCTGGCAGATACTTCCAATCTCAGCGAAAATGATTTTGTGGACTGGGGCCATGAATCGCCATATATCAAGGCGGTTGGTGTAGGCGAATGTGCAGGAGTGGTGATCGATTTGATTGCGACGCTCTTATTCGAAAGTGAAGAAAAGATCGATAATGCAAAATCTGCACTGGAGAGAAAGGATTGGTCAGATAGCATTTATCATTCCTATACTTCAATTGTGAATTCCGCTAAGGCCTTATTGCTGGCTGAAGATGTGAAAACCAATACTCAGGCTGGCATTATTGCACAATTTGACGAGCTTTTTGTAGAAACCGGAAAGATCGAGTTGTCTACCACTTTCAAGGAATTCACCTATCAATTGAACGAAAATGAGCCGACAGAGGCTTTTGCAAATAAATATTTAGAGGACGCGCATTTGTTCCTGAAGAGGGTGGATGCATTTAGAACAAAGGAGGTACAAAATGTATAA
- a CDS encoding phosphoadenosine phosphosulfate reductase family protein, whose protein sequence is MRKYSAKELKALNSQLKGIDPSEVIRWVLVNSKKPVITTNFRPYEAAILHAVVSEKPDTTVVWCDTGYNTPQTYKHADEVIRQLSLNVKLYTPKQTAAHRDALNGGIPDVNSPQHDEFTRQVKLEPFQRAMAQQQPDVWFTNLRKGQTAFRDSIDILSYSKDGLLKVSPFYHWTDEKLDGYLKKHGLPNEFKYFDPTKVLSNRECGLHA, encoded by the coding sequence ATGAGAAAGTATTCAGCAAAAGAGTTAAAGGCTTTGAATAGCCAGCTTAAGGGGATAGACCCTTCAGAAGTTATTAGATGGGTTCTGGTAAATAGCAAAAAACCGGTAATTACCACAAACTTTCGTCCGTATGAAGCGGCGATTTTACATGCCGTGGTAAGTGAAAAACCAGATACTACAGTGGTATGGTGCGATACAGGTTATAATACTCCTCAAACCTATAAGCATGCAGATGAAGTAATAAGGCAGCTTAGTTTAAATGTAAAATTATACACACCCAAACAGACTGCTGCTCACAGGGATGCCTTGAATGGTGGAATTCCAGATGTAAACAGTCCGCAACATGATGAGTTTACCCGTCAGGTAAAATTAGAGCCCTTTCAAAGAGCAATGGCTCAGCAGCAACCCGATGTTTGGTTCACTAACTTGAGAAAGGGTCAGACTGCCTTTAGGGATAGTATTGATATACTTAGTTATAGTAAAGATGGACTTTTGAAAGTGAGTCCTTTTTATCACTGGACAGATGAGAAACTGGATGGATACCTTAAAAAGCATGGACTTCCGAATGAGTTCAAATACTTTGATCCAACTAAGGTGTTGTCTAACAGAGAATGTGGTTTACACGCCTAA
- a CDS encoding Rrf2 family transcriptional regulator → MLSKKTKYGIKALAYIARKKDRKPVQASEISESENISQKFLESILLELRKSGFLGSKKGKGGGYYLIKEPNEIRMTAVIRVLEGPIAMVPCVSLNYYEKCDDCPDENTCSVHRLMIQVRDASLNVLGENTLEDIAFTQ, encoded by the coding sequence ATGCTTTCCAAAAAGACCAAGTACGGAATTAAGGCGCTGGCGTATATCGCCAGGAAAAAGGACAGGAAACCGGTCCAGGCCTCAGAGATCTCTGAAAGTGAAAATATTTCGCAGAAGTTTCTCGAAAGTATTTTACTGGAGTTAAGAAAATCGGGGTTTCTGGGATCAAAAAAAGGTAAGGGCGGAGGTTATTATCTCATCAAAGAACCAAATGAGATAAGAATGACCGCTGTTATCCGGGTTCTGGAAGGACCTATTGCGATGGTTCCCTGTGTAAGCCTTAATTATTATGAGAAATGTGATGATTGTCCAGATGAGAATACCTGTTCAGTTCATAGGCTCATGATCCAGGTAAGAGATGCGTCATTAAATGTACTTGGCGAAAATACTTTAGAAGATATTGCCTTCACGCAATAG
- a CDS encoding aminotransferase class I/II-fold pyridoxal phosphate-dependent enzyme yields the protein MENLQAIETEKNGLNGHHQEHFETIAVRTQSERTQFQEHSVPLYLTSSYLFEDSEDMRASFAEEKERNIYSRFTNPNTSEFVEKIVKMESAEAGYAFATGMAAVFSTLAALLNSGDHIVAARSVFGSTHGLFTKYFPKWNISHSYFDVNEPETIESLIKPETKVLFAESPTNPGVDILDLENLGKIAKKHNLILIIDNCFATPYLQNPIKFGADLVIHSATKLIDGQGRVLGGVTVGREDLIREIYLFSRNTGPALSPFNAWILSKSLETLSVRLEKHCENALKVAEFLEEIEQTENVKYPFLRSHPQYEVAKKQMRLGGNVVAFEIKGGIDAGRRFIDNLKLCSRSANLGDTRTIVTHPASTTHSKLSENERLEAGISDGLVRISVGLEHVDDIIKDLKNALNN from the coding sequence ATGGAAAACCTACAAGCTATAGAAACTGAGAAGAACGGACTTAATGGTCATCATCAAGAACATTTTGAGACCATCGCTGTTCGTACACAAAGTGAAAGAACGCAATTTCAGGAGCATTCTGTGCCTCTGTATCTAACTTCAAGTTATTTATTTGAAGATTCAGAAGATATGAGGGCGAGTTTTGCAGAAGAAAAGGAGCGTAATATATACAGTAGGTTTACCAACCCGAATACCTCCGAGTTTGTTGAGAAAATCGTGAAAATGGAATCTGCAGAAGCCGGTTATGCTTTTGCTACAGGAATGGCGGCGGTATTTTCTACCCTGGCAGCTTTGCTGAATAGTGGCGACCATATTGTTGCAGCAAGGTCTGTTTTTGGATCTACTCACGGTCTGTTCACCAAGTATTTTCCAAAATGGAATATTTCGCATTCTTATTTCGACGTAAATGAGCCGGAAACAATTGAGAGTTTGATTAAGCCTGAAACTAAAGTTCTTTTTGCAGAATCCCCAACAAATCCGGGTGTGGATATTCTGGATCTTGAAAACCTGGGCAAAATTGCAAAAAAGCATAATCTCATCTTGATCATTGACAATTGTTTTGCCACACCCTACCTTCAGAACCCGATTAAATTTGGAGCTGATCTTGTGATACATTCAGCTACAAAATTGATCGATGGGCAGGGAAGAGTGCTTGGCGGAGTTACCGTTGGACGGGAAGATCTTATCAGAGAGATCTATTTGTTCAGTAGAAATACCGGACCTGCTCTTTCACCATTTAATGCCTGGATACTTTCGAAAAGCCTGGAAACATTGTCGGTCCGATTGGAAAAACATTGCGAAAATGCATTAAAAGTGGCCGAGTTTCTGGAAGAAATAGAGCAGACCGAGAATGTGAAATATCCATTTTTGAGATCTCATCCGCAATATGAAGTTGCAAAAAAGCAAATGAGATTAGGAGGGAATGTAGTCGCCTTTGAGATCAAAGGCGGAATTGATGCTGGTCGAAGATTCATCGATAATCTGAAACTATGTTCACGCTCCGCAAACCTGGGAGATACCAGGACAATAGTTACTCATCCTGCTTCAACAACTCATAGTAAGTTGAGCGAGAATGAACGTCTGGAAGCAGGAATTAGTGACGGACTTGTAAGGATTTCAGTTGGACTGGAACATGTTGATGATATAATTAAGGATTTAAAAAACGCATTGAACAATTAG
- a CDS encoding aspartate kinase, whose product MKTIHLALFGPGKVGSKLLEQLSNSEEHLKKSSGITVKLILVANSSHALLNPNGIKSGWDSGFNEGSQKYSFNDVEEYFRKNEFENLVSIDTTASDEFPQQYFNLVKAGSHIIAANKVANTLSSEFYEELRRELKKNKKNFIYETNVGAGLPIVETLRNLHLSGEKITRIRGVFSGSLSYIFNTYSKEEKEFSKVLEEAGILGYTEPDARIDLSGKDVGRKLLILARELQLKKEFEEVSIQSLIPSQLNGNTTLDDFNSRVTELDEHFQVYKSKQLKDEVLRYIGELNVASGTLEAKLISEPKTSVLGQIEGADNIFEIYTESYKDQPLVIRGAGAGAQVTARGVFGDILKISERLN is encoded by the coding sequence ATGAAAACGATTCATCTCGCTCTGTTTGGGCCGGGTAAGGTAGGGAGTAAGTTGCTGGAGCAGCTCTCTAACTCTGAAGAACATTTGAAAAAATCTTCAGGCATCACTGTGAAATTGATCCTGGTGGCTAATTCATCTCACGCGCTTCTGAACCCGAATGGAATTAAGTCTGGATGGGATTCTGGATTTAATGAAGGTTCACAGAAGTATTCATTTAATGATGTTGAAGAATATTTCAGAAAAAATGAATTTGAAAATCTTGTTTCTATTGATACTACCGCGAGTGATGAGTTTCCGCAGCAATATTTTAACCTTGTGAAAGCCGGGAGTCATATTATCGCGGCTAACAAAGTCGCTAATACTTTGTCTTCAGAATTTTATGAAGAGTTGAGGAGAGAATTGAAAAAGAATAAGAAGAATTTTATTTACGAAACTAATGTTGGTGCAGGACTACCGATAGTTGAAACTTTGAGAAATCTTCATTTATCAGGAGAGAAGATCACCAGGATAAGAGGAGTATTTTCAGGTTCATTAAGTTACATTTTCAACACCTATTCTAAAGAAGAAAAGGAATTTTCGAAAGTACTTGAGGAAGCCGGAATCCTGGGTTATACTGAGCCAGATGCACGAATCGATCTAAGTGGAAAAGATGTGGGAAGAAAATTATTGATCCTGGCCAGGGAACTTCAATTAAAAAAGGAATTTGAAGAAGTCAGCATTCAATCATTAATTCCATCCCAGCTGAATGGAAACACCACTCTGGACGATTTCAATTCCAGAGTTACTGAACTGGATGAACATTTTCAGGTATATAAATCAAAGCAGCTAAAGGATGAGGTTTTGAGATATATTGGAGAATTGAATGTTGCCTCCGGAACTCTGGAGGCGAAGTTGATAAGTGAACCTAAGACTTCAGTTTTAGGACAGATAGAAGGAGCAGATAATATTTTTGAGATCTATACCGAATCTTATAAAGATCAGCCTTTAGTGATTCGTGGAGCGGGAGCGGGGGCTCAGGTCACCGCAAGAGGAGTATTTGGAGATATTTTGAAAATATCTGAACGATTAAATTAG